The sequence TATGGTCGAGTCGGTGATTCCCCTATTATTGGTGCAGGTAATTATGCTGATAATGAAACTGTTGCGGTATCAGCAACAGGATCGGGTGAAATGTTTATTAGAACCTTAACTGCCTTCAATATCGCAGCTCAAGTTAAATATAAAAATTTACCTTTAGAAGAAGCGGCTCAAAATGCACTTGATGAAGTTAAAGCGATTAATGGTAGTGGCGGTGTTATCGTATTAGATAAGACAGGTAACTACACAATGAGTTTTAATTCTGAAGGTATGTACCGTGGCACAATTGGTAATGATGGAAAACCCGTTGTCGCAATTTATAAAGAGTAATTTAACTACCCCTTGATGATTTCGCACCCAATTTTTACCCGTTTCACCGCAATTTTTAAGCGGATAAAAGGTGAAAATCGTGGGTGCGAAAACGATATAAGCGCCTTTTTCCTCTTCTTAGTCCCTACTCTTTTTCTTAATCCTATCTGCCACTTTTTTCCCTTAACTTAATGAGTCTGTTATTTACCCTAAAAACGCTCACTTAGCCCTCATTATGACGATAAAATAAACAAGATCATTTCTACTTATTAAAATGATCCTTTGAAAAAGTAGCTTTTTTCTTTTTTAGATCTGTTAGAATATTCATCATGGTTATGTTGGTTTAATAAGGAAATCACAGTGGAATTTCACCACGACGATCAGGAGCTTCCGCCTGAAAAATCACTTGTATTGTCTGAAAAACACACATTATTGGATCTAAATGCAACATTTACCTCACCCGCTCATACCAATCCCGCATTAGCCTATTTGATGAGTTTAGGGTCAAAACGTAGCCGTCAAACAATGGGATCTTTTTTAACTATTGTGGCTAAGATGATCGGTTTTTCTTCTCTAAAAAATTGCCAATGGGGAGCACTTCGCCGTCATCATATTCAAGCTATTATTGATATGTTATCTGATGCCAATAAAGCCCCCGCGACTATCAATACATATCTTGCCGCATTAAAAGGTGTTGCTTTAGAAGCTTGGGCAATGAAACAAATGGATACTGAAAGTTATCAGCATATCCGCCAAGTTAAATCGGTAAGAGGAAGTCGATTACCCAAAGGTCGCGCACTAACCAGTAATGAAATTCGTGCTTTATTTAGAAGTTGTGAAAAAGACAATTCATCGAAAGGTTTAAGAGATGCCGCAATATTAAGTGTGTTATTAGGGTGTGGATTACGTCGTTCAGAAATAGTGGCACTTAATTACGAGCATATCCAATTTCGCGATCAAGCTTTTCTTGTTAGAGGTAAAGGTAATAAAGAACGAATGTCTTATATGCCTGATGATACTTGGGATCGTGTTCAATTATGGATTGATGAAATAAGGGGCACACAAGATGGCCCTCTTTTCACTCGCATTCGTCGGTTTGATGATGTCACCGATGAGCGGATCACCGATCAGGCCATTTACTATATTTTAGAAACTCGGCAAAAAGAAAGTGGTATTGATAAATTTGCTCCTCATGATCTAAGAAGAACATTTGCATCTGCTATGCTTGATAATGGTGAAGATATTGTCACTGTAAAAGATGCGATGGGACATGCCAGTATTATGACGACTCAACGTTATGATAGACGTGGAGATGATCGTTTAAGAAAAGCAGCGAGACATTTGCGTTTTTAAATTTTATTTATAAATACCCTATTATAAAAAATATCTATTTGATAATACGTCTTAAAATCCCCAATTATCGGATTGTTGTCCAATAATTAGGGATTTTTATTGCTTACCTTTTATCTGAACGGTGGCTCATTAAATGTCCTTAATTTACGGGAGTGTAAATTACTCTCTTCTTGTTTAAGTAATTCAATAGCTTGAATACCAATTTGTAAATGCTCTGATACCGCCCCTTCATAAAAATGATTAGCCTGACCGGGTAATTTAATTTCACCATGCAATGGTTTATCTGATACACACAATAAAGTGCCATAAGGAACACGAAAACGATAACCTTGTGCGGCAATTGTGGCACTTTCCATATCAACAGCGACAGCACGACTTAAGTTAAATCGTCTCGCTGAAACCGAAAAACGTAATTCCCAGTTACGATCATCTGTTGTAACAACAGTCCCTGTTCTTAATCTTTGTTTTACTTCATGCCCAGGTTTACCGCTGATCATTTTCGTCGCATCATAAAGTGCACGTTGTACTTCAGCAATATTTGGGATAGGAATATCAGGAGGTAAAACGTCATCTAAAATATGATCATCACGTAAATAAGCATGAGCTAAAACATAATCACCAAGTTGTTGGCTTTCTCGTAACCCGCCACAATGACCAATCATTAACCAAACATGAGGACGTAAAACGGCTAAGTGATCACAAATTGTTTTCGCATTTGAAGGACCAACGCCAATATTCACTAATGTTATTCCGGGACCTTCTTTAGCAATTAAATGATAGGCGGGCATCTGATATTTCTTCCAAGTTAAATCCGATATTAACTTTTCAGGATCAACGGTTTCTGCTGTAATTCGCTGAAACCCAGCACAAGAAAGTGCACAATATGGACTATTTTTATCAGCAACTTGATCGCAAGCCCAACGAACGAACTCATCAACATAACGATTATAATTTGTGTATAAAATATAGGGCTGAACATCTTCAGGTAATGTACCTGTGTAATGTTTTAAACGTGCCAATGAAAAATCAGTACGTAATGCATCAAAATGAGAAAGTGGTAATATTTCCCTATTACAACTTACACCATCGGTAATTTCATCACCGATTTTAGATAAATCAGTGGTTGGAAAATATTTTGCTAAAGAGGCACTCATCTTTCTATCAAAACCAATGCCTGTTCCATCAATCACAAAAGGATAAGGAATTTCTTGTTTTGAAGCGGTCACTTCAAAAGTGGCATGGTAAGCATCAGCAATAAGTTGTAGTTGTTCTGACAGATAATTTTCAAATAAAGCTGGATTAGTGATCGTGGTAGAATAATTACCTGATTTTGATAATCGACCATAAGCGCGTGTTTTATCTTCTGTTTTAACTTCACCTGACCAATATACCGTTAATTGAGGATAAGCAAATAATCCTTCCGCTCTCTGTTTTACATCAGGTAACTTTCCATCTTGAGCATAATCAATAATGGCATTGCGCAAAGCATCAACAGCATTTTGATATTGTTGTTTTAACTCATTAATAATTTTTTGAATTTCTAGATTATGAGGTTGTGACATAAAAGAGCCTCTTATTTATTATTGGTTTTATAGCTATCATAACAAGAAGCTCTCTTTATCCCAAGATCAAGATTTTAATAAACTATATTCAACTTTACTTTCATTAGGGAGAATGGTTAGTTTTTTCATCAAATCAGGATTAAATTCAAATTTGATATTTATACTTTCTTCCAGTAAAAGAAATCTATTTTGTTTATAATTAAATTTATCGCCAATTTTATCGCTCATTCTATTCATAATTTCATTTTGATATTTAGCTAATGCGGTATCTACCTTTTCCCTTGTTATAGGAGAATCGACAAAATTTTTAATGTATAAATTCATAGAATTATGATCAAATTCATTTAAAATAGAGTCTGATAGCTGACTTACCTTTTCAATATCACAATCTGTAATTTCCTTTTTATTGTTGACCGTTATAATGTATGAGTTATCTTTCTTTTCTATATTAACAGATGTCTTTCCTGTAAAAGGTGAGTACATTGAAGCTATATGCTCATATTCTTCAAATGAATTTTTTATTATTGGGAAAATACCTTGATTGAGCAATTCAAAGATAATCATAGTATCTTGATTATTTAATGGTTTAAGTTTATTTTCTAACAAAGCGATATCAGATATCTTTTCACCATTGAATTTCAAATCATATCTTGATATATCGTTCTCTACCTGTTCCCTAAGTTTTTCGTAACTATGCGACTCTGTAGAATCATATATATTTTTGACTAATTGTTCAGTATCAATATTAACTAGATATTTTTTACTATTTTCTTTCAAATAATCGTATTTATCATTGAATGATTCTTTTGCATCAAAGGCATTACTATCAAACCGTTGATTGTCAAGAGAACTATCTTCATCATTAAGACATTCAGTAAGAATTTTTCTAAATGCACTAAACTTTTCCCCAAAATCATTGTCATCATTACTTAATGTAGACAGTTTATAACTATTATTAATAAATTCACCTAGTTCTTCACTACTATAGTTTTTTAAATTTAAATTGAGTTCATTCTTTATAGCGTTAACAAGTGGTGTGACATCACTACTTGATTTAATAATTTCACCATTAAAATCAATACAATAATCAATATTATTGTTATTTAATTCATATTGAAAATTATTTCTATACTGTTCTCCCGCAAGTTTCTTTAAGTGAAAGAAATCTCTATTTTTTTCTAGCACTGTTGTTTCTTGGCTAAAATAAATATTATGAATTAAGGTTAATACTTTTTTTTCCTGACTAAATCCAAACCAGTCTTTTATTTTTTCCCAAATAGTCATTACATCAGATGGTGAGTTATCTGCTAATTTATTTATTTTTTCCTGACTAATATTCGCA comes from Proteus vulgaris and encodes:
- a CDS encoding AMP nucleosidase, which gives rise to MSQPHNLEIQKIINELKQQYQNAVDALRNAIIDYAQDGKLPDVKQRAEGLFAYPQLTVYWSGEVKTEDKTRAYGRLSKSGNYSTTITNPALFENYLSEQLQLIADAYHATFEVTASKQEIPYPFVIDGTGIGFDRKMSASLAKYFPTTDLSKIGDEITDGVSCNREILPLSHFDALRTDFSLARLKHYTGTLPEDVQPYILYTNYNRYVDEFVRWACDQVADKNSPYCALSCAGFQRITAETVDPEKLISDLTWKKYQMPAYHLIAKEGPGITLVNIGVGPSNAKTICDHLAVLRPHVWLMIGHCGGLRESQQLGDYVLAHAYLRDDHILDDVLPPDIPIPNIAEVQRALYDATKMISGKPGHEVKQRLRTGTVVTTDDRNWELRFSVSARRFNLSRAVAVDMESATIAAQGYRFRVPYGTLLCVSDKPLHGEIKLPGQANHFYEGAVSEHLQIGIQAIELLKQEESNLHSRKLRTFNEPPFR
- a CDS encoding tyrosine-type recombinase/integrase, translated to MEFHHDDQELPPEKSLVLSEKHTLLDLNATFTSPAHTNPALAYLMSLGSKRSRQTMGSFLTIVAKMIGFSSLKNCQWGALRRHHIQAIIDMLSDANKAPATINTYLAALKGVALEAWAMKQMDTESYQHIRQVKSVRGSRLPKGRALTSNEIRALFRSCEKDNSSKGLRDAAILSVLLGCGLRRSEIVALNYEHIQFRDQAFLVRGKGNKERMSYMPDDTWDRVQLWIDEIRGTQDGPLFTRIRRFDDVTDERITDQAIYYILETRQKESGIDKFAPHDLRRTFASAMLDNGEDIVTVKDAMGHASIMTTQRYDRRGDDRLRKAARHLRF